One Fusarium poae strain DAOMC 252244 chromosome 4, whole genome shotgun sequence DNA window includes the following coding sequences:
- a CDS encoding hypothetical protein (BUSCO:57237at5125) — MAMSCRYAAQSCARQLRSAGAARAPAQLVRIPATSRRWNSSEAAPVNPKIAAIVDQISQLTLLETADLVSSLKSKLNIPDMPIGGFAAAPAAAPAAVEEAEEAAPAAAEKTLFTLKLQGFDAPSKAKVIKEIKNMLGLSLVDSKKFVESAPKMMKENVPKEDAEKIINTMKELGATVVME, encoded by the exons ATGGCCATGTCTTGTCGGTACGCCGCCCAGAGCTGTGCTCGCCAGCTCCGATCCGCTGGCGCTGCCCGAGCACCCGCACAGCTTGTCCGCATCCCGGCcacatcaaggagatggaaTTCATCCGAAGCCGCTCCCGTCAACCCCAAGATCGCAGCCATTGTCGACCAGATTAGCCAGCTTACTCTTCTGGAGACTGCCGACCTTGTTTCCAGCCTCAAG AGCAAGCTCAATATTCCCGATATGCCCATAGGCggctttgctgctgctcctgcCGCTGCCCCCGCTGCCGTTGAGGAGGCTGAAGAGGCTGCTCCCGCCGCCGCCGAAAAGACCCTCTTTACCCTCAAGCTTCAAGGATTCGATGCCCCCtccaaggccaaggtcatcaaggagatcaagaaCATGCTCGGGCTGAGCTTGGTGGACAGCAAGAAGTTCGTCGAAAGCGCAcccaagatgatgaaggagaaCGTTCCCAAGGAAGATGCCGAGAagatcatcaacaccatgaAGGAGTTGGGCGCCACCGTGGTTATGGAGTAA